The Verrucomicrobiia bacterium genome contains a region encoding:
- a CDS encoding type II toxin-antitoxin system RelE/ParE family toxin — protein sequence MSWEIEYYKTSTGNEVVKDFIDKLPKIPSTKLGRQLDLLEEFGSDLGMPHVKSLGDGLLELRVRGKQEVRVFYAFVVGRKIILLHGFIKKTQETPKKELDIARRRQSEVM from the coding sequence ATGAGTTGGGAAATAGAATATTACAAAACAAGCACCGGTAATGAAGTTGTTAAAGATTTTATTGATAAGTTGCCAAAAATACCAAGTACAAAGCTTGGACGACAATTAGACCTTCTAGAAGAATTCGGTAGTGATCTTGGCATGCCTCATGTAAAATCACTAGGAGATGGGCTCCTGGAGCTTCGTGTTCGAGGCAAACAAGAGGTAAGAGTATTCTATGCGTTTGTAGTCGGGCGGAAGATCATTCTACTACATGGATTCATTAAAAAGACCCAGGAAACGCCTAAAAAAGAGCTAGATATTGCTCGAAGGAGGCAGTCAGAAGTGATGTAA
- a CDS encoding M23 family metallopeptidase, whose product MAVLVLLPIFATLGLLNNNSRAVSDAIISVNPVTHKVEVRGPSGKVIAVIDATTTWPMRGVITQEFGVPNLPYQKAHSGIDIDGGLGKPISAVMAGTVSHAGGNSESCGSHCVHVDHGHNITSVYAHMRSHFVKVGQKVKPGDALGEQGEEGWADGDHLHFEIRVGGIPVNPRSFLIGNPQPEVRE is encoded by the coding sequence ATGGCAGTGCTTGTCCTACTACCTATCTTCGCCACCCTTGGCTTACTTAATAATAATTCCCGGGCTGTATCTGACGCTATCATCTCAGTAAATCCCGTCACACATAAGGTTGAAGTACGGGGGCCAAGTGGAAAAGTAATAGCAGTTATTGATGCGACGACCACCTGGCCGATGCGAGGTGTTATTACCCAGGAATTTGGTGTACCGAATCTACCATATCAGAAAGCGCACTCAGGCATAGACATCGATGGTGGATTAGGGAAACCGATCAGTGCGGTTATGGCTGGCACGGTGAGTCACGCTGGTGGCAATTCAGAATCTTGCGGCAGCCACTGCGTGCATGTTGATCACGGGCACAATATTACTTCCGTTTACGCTCATATGCGGTCACATTTTGTGAAGGTCGGGCAGAAAGTGAAACCGGGAGATGCGTTAGGCGAGCAGGGTGAAGAAGGTTGGGCGGATGGCGATCACCTCCATTTTGAAATTCGCGTTGGCGGTATTCCCGTCAATCCACGATCCTTTTTGATTGGCAATCCCCAGCCTGAGGTGCGCGAATGA
- a CDS encoding replication-relaxation family protein, which translates to MLIIITSSEKTGPKYRRKLNKEQFAVLRLLYRFRFASSAQVAKYQQKPHSKSIQNRLKILEDQGYIAKRYDKSYKLRGKPAAYYLLPYGARAVLSAENINTASPLFVVHLYKAKHVSEDFIQHCLNIVNVFLALHELYGNRLTFFSKIDLKSQELEDLPQPLPDAYFYIESAEERKEYFLNIFADSQPFFVLVRRIKKYLEYAGSSERPATTLPTVLMIVENSSIHKRLRKRLTKEVRSSYEEVEFATTILGNLFTSNSLGKVWLPIDETLDSFEDRKAVRLEDL; encoded by the coding sequence ATTTTAATCATAATAACTAGCTCAGAGAAAACAGGACCAAAGTACCGAAGAAAGCTAAATAAAGAACAGTTTGCTGTTTTACGTTTACTTTATAGATTTAGATTTGCCAGTAGCGCGCAGGTAGCGAAGTACCAGCAAAAGCCACACAGCAAATCTATTCAAAACCGTTTGAAAATACTCGAGGATCAGGGATATATTGCAAAGCGTTATGATAAATCGTATAAGCTAAGAGGCAAACCTGCAGCCTATTACCTACTGCCATACGGTGCCCGGGCGGTACTGAGCGCAGAAAATATAAATACCGCCTCACCACTTTTTGTTGTCCACCTCTATAAAGCCAAGCACGTGTCTGAAGACTTTATTCAACACTGTCTAAATATTGTGAATGTCTTTCTTGCGTTACATGAGCTCTACGGCAACCGGCTCACTTTCTTCTCTAAAATAGACCTGAAGTCCCAAGAACTTGAGGACCTCCCACAGCCACTCCCTGACGCGTATTTCTATATTGAAAGTGCCGAGGAGCGTAAAGAGTACTTTTTAAATATTTTCGCAGATAGCCAGCCCTTCTTTGTGCTTGTACGACGAATTAAGAAATATTTGGAATATGCCGGAAGTAGCGAACGGCCAGCTACCACTCTCCCCACCGTTCTAATGATTGTCGAAAACAGTAGCATCCACAAGCGACTGCGGAAGCGACTTACGAAGGAGGTACGCAGCTCATACGAAGAAGTGGAATTTGCGACGACTATACTAGGCAATTTATTTACTTCCAATTCCCTCGGTAAAGTATGGTTACCAATTGACGAGACATTGGATAGTTTTGAAGATCGAAAGGCAGTACGGTTAGAAGATCTGTAA
- a CDS encoding ATP-binding protein, translated as MYITRKVETELSKLLEDDKIVILLGARQVGKTTLTEPFVRERGGVSLNCDIEIDRARILAAGSLSPADAMASLGNPSLIVIDEAQNLPEVGRIVKGWYDAKVRAKIVLLGSSSLDLLDQTAEPLTGRNEKLHLTPLLFSEVIRNQSWYSPQFTAKHLQEHFSSQIMALMLQQMTFGSYPEAIKSLDKERYLLNLTSDYLLRDVLQSGLIKSPDPIRRLLLLLAQRIGSEVSINTLASDLNIARPTVENYIELLERSYVIFRVNPYSTNRAKEITKSSKIYFWDMGIRNALLKDFAVTPTRQDIGDLFENWVVIEIAKHNLMLNNGRLDVLFWRNTDKREVDIILRGTNTLKAYETKWNKANATPSTKAFTSAYGVPVEVVTKDTILPLLWEDEK; from the coding sequence ATGTATATAACAAGAAAAGTAGAAACAGAACTGTCAAAACTCCTAGAAGACGATAAAATCGTGATTCTTCTTGGGGCGAGACAAGTCGGGAAAACAACTCTCACGGAGCCATTTGTTCGAGAAAGGGGAGGTGTTTCACTTAATTGCGACATCGAGATAGACCGGGCGCGTATTCTTGCAGCTGGTTCTTTAAGCCCCGCTGATGCCATGGCCTCCTTAGGAAACCCGTCGCTAATCGTGATTGATGAGGCACAAAACCTGCCCGAAGTGGGACGAATCGTTAAGGGTTGGTATGATGCTAAAGTCAGAGCAAAGATCGTATTGCTTGGGTCTTCGAGCCTAGATCTATTAGACCAAACTGCTGAGCCCTTGACTGGCAGAAACGAAAAGCTTCATCTTACCCCGCTCCTTTTCTCAGAAGTTATTCGGAACCAATCTTGGTATTCGCCCCAGTTCACGGCAAAACACCTTCAAGAGCATTTCTCGAGCCAAATTATGGCTCTAATGTTGCAACAGATGACATTCGGAAGCTATCCCGAGGCGATCAAGAGTCTCGACAAGGAGCGCTATTTACTTAACCTGACTTCCGACTATTTGCTGCGTGACGTGCTGCAAAGCGGCCTTATTAAGTCCCCTGACCCTATTCGACGACTACTCCTTCTACTTGCTCAGAGGATTGGTAGTGAGGTGAGCATAAACACACTTGCGAGTGATCTTAATATCGCTCGTCCAACAGTAGAAAATTACATTGAACTACTTGAGCGATCGTATGTTATTTTCAGAGTGAATCCATATAGTACAAATCGGGCCAAGGAGATTACGAAAAGCTCCAAAATTTACTTCTGGGACATGGGTATTCGCAATGCTCTTTTGAAGGATTTTGCCGTAACACCTACTAGGCAGGATATTGGTGACCTATTCGAGAACTGGGTCGTAATTGAAATTGCCAAGCATAATCTTATGCTGAATAATGGCCGCCTCGACGTGCTGTTTTGGCGCAACACCGATAAGCGAGAGGTGGATATAATTTTGCGTGGGACCAACACCTTAAAAGCTTACGAAACAAAATGGAACAAGGCGAATGCTACTCCATCAACAAAGGCGTTTACAAGTGCGTATGGTGTACCAGTTGAAGTGGTGACAAAGGATACGATACTACCTTTACTTTGGGAGGATGAGAAGTAA
- a CDS encoding VOC family protein, translating to MSKDAVFKALADPTRRLILDEFTEREEQTLYELTVRLAMKHKLTMSRPAIVKHVGILESAGLLRSERRGKYRFLILNNKPTIKMQPSKPARIKIILTSIFVDDQDKALEFYTEKLGFIKKYNTSMGEHKWITVVSPDDPEGTELLLEPSENQAIQDYKRGLSEEGIPAAMFGVSNIDDEYQRLTALGVEFVVKPTQMDSVKIAILDDTCGNLIQLIERKG from the coding sequence ATGAGCAAAGATGCAGTATTTAAAGCATTAGCCGATCCAACCAGAAGGCTTATTTTAGATGAGTTCACTGAACGTGAAGAACAAACTCTGTACGAGCTGACGGTTCGGCTGGCTATGAAGCACAAGCTAACTATGTCGCGGCCAGCGATTGTGAAGCACGTCGGTATCTTAGAGAGCGCAGGGCTGCTTCGGTCTGAGCGTCGCGGGAAGTATCGCTTTCTAATTCTAAACAATAAACCAACGATCAAAATGCAGCCGTCTAAACCAGCCCGAATAAAAATTATTCTGACGAGTATTTTTGTTGACGACCAAGATAAGGCGCTCGAATTCTATACTGAAAAGCTTGGTTTCATTAAAAAATATAACACCTCCATGGGAGAACATAAGTGGATAACGGTCGTTTCACCGGACGATCCTGAGGGAACCGAGCTCCTGCTTGAGCCAAGTGAAAACCAGGCTATCCAGGATTACAAAAGGGGCCTTTCAGAAGAGGGCATTCCGGCGGCCATGTTTGGTGTCAGCAATATTGACGATGAATACCAACGGCTCACTGCGCTGGGTGTGGAATTTGTGGTGAAGCCGACGCAGATGGATAGCGTTAAAATCGCGATACTCGATGACACCTGCGGCAACCTGATTCAGCTAATAGAAAGGAAAGGGTAA
- a CDS encoding YdcF family protein, with translation MLPRQDKVLLQILWDYLSEQSPLRKADVIIAGGCKDMNVAREAARLFLHGWAPRIVFSGGYSKNLAAVEADRMAEIALRAGVPESAIIRERSARHTGENITLSQALLKGHTIRSVILVHIPYMTKRFRATALAQWKGKKVDFFCRYHEATTLEKALDELGDAYISARLIGNIERVDAYTRTGMQVAQTIPPAVREAHALLVERGYKGHNNKK, from the coding sequence ATGTTGCCTCGTCAAGATAAAGTACTTCTGCAAATCCTTTGGGACTATCTATCTGAGCAGTCGCCGCTGAGAAAAGCCGATGTTATTATTGCAGGCGGCTGCAAGGATATGAATGTTGCGCGTGAGGCTGCAAGATTGTTCTTGCACGGCTGGGCACCGCGAATCGTGTTTTCGGGAGGCTACAGTAAGAATCTTGCGGCGGTTGAAGCCGATCGGATGGCAGAGATTGCCCTAAGGGCAGGCGTACCTGAAAGCGCGATAATCCGCGAACGAAGCGCACGGCATACCGGTGAAAACATTACCCTGTCGCAAGCGCTTTTGAAAGGCCATACGATCCGTTCGGTTATTCTGGTACATATACCTTACATGACTAAACGCTTTAGGGCTACGGCATTGGCGCAGTGGAAGGGTAAGAAGGTAGATTTCTTTTGTCGCTATCATGAGGCGACGACTTTAGAAAAAGCCCTCGACGAGCTAGGCGACGCATACATTTCCGCTCGGCTTATCGGCAATATTGAACGAGTAGACGCATACACTCGAACGGGTATGCAAGTCGCTCAAACCATTCCGCCAGCAGTCAGAGAAGCTCATGCTCTTTTGGTGGAGCGAGGCTACAAGGGCCATAACAATAAGAAGTGA
- a CDS encoding TraM recognition domain-containing protein, with product MIEFTRTLGSQETIIFYALIGAFVCLGVFGFALWVRLSDLKRIFSQKKVFIEVTPPRTVSKSPEAMEQLFNLVSTLSSTKRFRHRVLRRNTVFSLEIIASKSNGIRYVIGTSEREAAAIERSILAYLSDAKLSRIDDPLQKRGQHTLVKEFKQTKHYALPIRTIDSFEKHDPIAFIATSMNELAEGEQMALQLVIAPARIRNMAAIVQRYFEFYKVSEATHNKGYGMLFRTDLRVRVVAQSPQSKIRHMHAIESTMRAFDIPKVQTLKARYNFPENIRGQYREWCFVHRMPAIIHKNSNIFSSLELANIYHFPANQNRTENINKSLSRTLPAPLSLRGTNDFSVILGQTNHFGEKYKIGLTTEERARHALYIGKTGSGKTTMLEYEIIQDINNGHGVIFIDPHGDAAEDILKRIPESRIDDVIYFNPDDIDYPVALNMLEIPEEVTGNELLRQKDLVTETLITVFRKVFSDGDDSGSRVEAALRNTIQTALTLKDPTIFTLYKLINDPVFRKKAVLKLEDQNLRDYWVHEVGAAGAMQRVKMMQGVTTKLSRFIFAPYAERIMNYPKSSIDFNDVLASKKILICNLAKGKIGEDTSQLFGVMLLAKIQMAALARANMKKEDRTPVYIYIDEFQNFATPSFVEMLAEARKYGISMNMAQQTLSQQHDEKMISTIVANSGTIVLFQTASLDDRRHLGHLFEPSIDISEIQNLPAFNFYVRLNAIKSQEPVSGQTIQLDGSGELQTAKKIILSSRERYGRKYEITK from the coding sequence ATGATAGAATTCACAAGAACACTAGGCAGCCAAGAGACAATCATTTTTTACGCTCTCATCGGGGCGTTCGTCTGCCTCGGTGTTTTCGGATTTGCGCTTTGGGTACGGCTATCTGATCTAAAACGAATATTTAGCCAGAAAAAGGTATTTATCGAAGTCACACCACCACGTACGGTTAGTAAATCACCTGAAGCCATGGAGCAATTATTTAATTTGGTGAGCACACTGAGCTCAACGAAGCGTTTCCGTCACCGTGTCTTGCGCCGTAATACCGTTTTCTCACTTGAGATAATCGCCAGTAAATCGAATGGTATTCGTTATGTTATTGGCACAAGTGAGCGGGAGGCGGCTGCGATTGAGCGTAGCATTCTCGCCTACCTGAGTGATGCGAAGCTTTCACGTATTGATGATCCACTGCAAAAACGCGGTCAGCATACTCTAGTTAAAGAGTTTAAACAAACAAAACACTATGCACTGCCGATTCGAACTATCGACTCCTTTGAAAAACACGATCCAATTGCCTTTATTGCAACTTCGATGAACGAACTGGCTGAGGGTGAACAAATGGCTCTGCAGCTTGTGATTGCTCCAGCTCGGATTCGCAATATGGCGGCAATTGTCCAGCGCTATTTTGAATTTTATAAAGTTTCGGAAGCGACACACAATAAAGGCTATGGCATGCTGTTTCGTACAGACTTACGCGTACGAGTCGTGGCGCAATCTCCTCAGAGTAAAATAAGGCACATGCACGCAATCGAATCAACTATGCGTGCTTTTGACATCCCCAAAGTCCAAACCCTGAAAGCCCGTTATAATTTTCCCGAGAATATTCGCGGCCAGTACCGGGAATGGTGCTTCGTGCATCGAATGCCAGCTATAATCCACAAGAATTCCAATATATTCTCATCCTTGGAACTTGCGAATATCTATCACTTCCCTGCTAACCAAAACCGAACCGAAAACATCAATAAGTCACTGAGCCGAACACTGCCCGCACCATTATCGCTTCGCGGTACGAACGACTTCAGTGTTATTCTCGGTCAGACAAATCATTTCGGTGAGAAATATAAAATAGGCCTGACAACTGAAGAACGAGCACGTCACGCACTTTACATCGGAAAAACTGGCAGCGGTAAAACGACCATGCTGGAGTATGAGATTATTCAGGATATTAACAATGGTCATGGCGTTATTTTTATTGACCCACACGGCGATGCGGCAGAAGATATCCTGAAGCGAATTCCCGAAAGTAGAATTGACGATGTCATTTATTTTAACCCCGATGATATCGACTATCCAGTTGCGCTCAATATGCTCGAGATTCCGGAAGAAGTAACCGGCAATGAATTACTGCGCCAGAAAGATTTAGTTACTGAAACCCTTATTACGGTATTCCGTAAAGTCTTCTCCGACGGCGACGATAGCGGCAGCAGAGTGGAAGCAGCCTTACGGAATACAATCCAGACAGCATTAACATTAAAAGATCCGACAATCTTTACTCTCTACAAGCTTATTAACGATCCAGTATTTCGAAAGAAAGCTGTCTTGAAACTTGAAGACCAAAATCTACGCGATTACTGGGTGCACGAAGTTGGCGCAGCGGGTGCAATGCAGCGCGTTAAAATGATGCAAGGTGTGACAACAAAACTGAGCCGGTTTATCTTTGCTCCTTACGCTGAACGTATTATGAACTATCCAAAGTCTTCCATCGATTTCAATGACGTGCTGGCATCAAAAAAGATACTGATCTGCAATCTTGCAAAAGGTAAAATTGGCGAAGATACATCGCAACTATTTGGCGTAATGCTACTTGCAAAAATACAAATGGCAGCTCTCGCACGGGCGAATATGAAGAAGGAAGATAGGACACCGGTCTATATCTATATCGATGAATTCCAAAACTTTGCTACTCCATCATTTGTTGAGATGCTCGCCGAAGCTCGTAAGTACGGCATCAGCATGAATATGGCGCAGCAAACACTCTCCCAGCAGCACGATGAAAAAATGATCAGCACTATCGTGGCAAACTCAGGCACTATTGTGCTATTTCAGACAGCGAGCTTAGATGATCGCCGACACCTCGGTCACTTATTTGAGCCAAGTATTGATATTAGTGAAATACAAAACTTACCGGCGTTTAATTTCTACGTTCGACTTAATGCTATAAAATCTCAGGAGCCGGTATCGGGTCAAACAATACAGCTTGATGGAAGCGGTGAACTCCAGACAGCTAAGAAAATCATTCTTTCTTCGCGGGAGCGCTATGGCCGTAAGTACGAGATTACTAAGTAA
- a CDS encoding prepilin-type N-terminal cleavage/methylation domain-containing protein has product MGKYKGFTIVELLIVIVVISILAVITMTAFNGIQASARDTERRTDIRQLAQQLEVYHSDNGFYPLFSQLSSSSWRAANMPSVKDGLVTPPGRATPGIFNVTSPTISQYGYYTVNSCVNGQCAKYRLLWRSEVTNQIETHIGATGL; this is encoded by the coding sequence ATGGGCAAGTATAAAGGTTTTACGATCGTCGAGCTACTAATTGTCATCGTGGTAATCAGTATCCTTGCCGTCATCACCATGACCGCCTTTAACGGCATACAAGCAAGTGCCCGCGATACTGAACGCCGAACAGATATAAGACAGCTAGCGCAGCAGCTTGAAGTGTATCATAGCGACAATGGCTTTTATCCTTTATTTTCACAACTGAGCAGTAGTTCATGGCGTGCCGCTAATATGCCGAGTGTTAAGGACGGCCTCGTGACTCCGCCGGGTAGAGCCACACCCGGGATCTTCAATGTTACCTCCCCCACCATCAGTCAGTATGGATATTATACCGTCAATTCTTGTGTCAATGGCCAATGCGCAAAGTACCGACTGCTTTGGAGAAGTGAGGTAACCAATCAGATTGAAACCCACATCGGTGCTACTGGCCTGTAA
- a CDS encoding VOC family protein yields the protein MGKMTTYITFVNDKAGKAEEAVKFYVSVFKNSKLDSLLHYKEGEYGGDKGMVKFAQFTLNGQEFFASENNEQHVWNASPAVSIFVECDSVEEIDELYEKLSEGGDLMLPLDDYGFSEKYAWFNDKYGTSWQLNVGKMNLASEASEV from the coding sequence ATGGGAAAAATGACAACCTATATTACTTTTGTAAACGACAAAGCTGGTAAAGCTGAAGAAGCGGTCAAGTTTTATGTTTCAGTATTTAAAAACTCGAAGCTCGACAGTCTTCTTCACTACAAAGAAGGTGAATACGGCGGCGACAAGGGTATGGTGAAATTTGCACAATTTACCCTGAATGGTCAAGAGTTTTTCGCCTCTGAAAACAACGAACAGCACGTGTGGAACGCTTCGCCAGCAGTGTCAATTTTCGTTGAATGCGATAGCGTTGAAGAAATTGATGAGCTGTACGAAAAACTATCTGAAGGCGGCGATCTAATGCTTCCTTTGGACGATTACGGCTTTAGTGAAAAATACGCCTGGTTTAACGACAAATATGGCACATCATGGCAGCTAAACGTCGGAAAAATGAACCTTGCATCTGAAGCGTCGGAGGTATAG
- a CDS encoding ATP-binding protein, whose amino-acid sequence MKLKVVNPLNTIKHIKQTRADQAKVHTLDFGEQDPMDFISYAGMEEAPDHLVIDGQYRRTLFLAGYPFTAEAGWLDSLTHVNHNIDVSYFIDQADSNAALKKLETKITQLESQKRAKLKDGGIIGAEIIDPLEAAEELRNAIRRGQQRLFHVSIYATILADTLDDLNDLTDMLKSALSARLFIVKTAQYQQVEGLQSTLPRAEDALKQKRNLDSDTAALTFPFVSSELVQPNGILYGVNKSNNSLVIIDRFSLHNANSITFATSGSGKSYTSKVEILRQLMQGTKVIVIDPEREYENLAHSVNGTYIKLSPDSAQKLNPFDMATTSRNKEDISAHAQDLIDVIALMVDGLDAAEKAALDKAILVVYKKVKFPKLQNLFDELKKQKETSLCKRLERFVTGTLADVFNCQTNIALDNRLVVFDIKDLPESMRKIMMMIVANFVQNTVKLRPERRLLVIDEGWLLLQHHESSRFLAGLVRRARKYYLGVSIISQHPNDFLANPDGQAIAAQSSLRILMHQDETTIEQVAREFRLSDFEKDLLVSASRGDALIIADQHHVSLQVTASEAEHPLITTNPLEVHRQES is encoded by the coding sequence ATGAAACTTAAAGTCGTGAATCCACTAAATACGATCAAGCATATAAAACAAACGCGCGCAGACCAAGCTAAAGTCCATACTCTGGATTTTGGCGAACAAGATCCAATGGACTTTATTTCCTATGCTGGTATGGAGGAGGCACCAGATCATTTGGTCATCGATGGACAGTACCGTCGAACGCTATTTCTGGCCGGCTATCCGTTTACGGCTGAAGCCGGTTGGTTAGATTCTCTCACGCATGTAAATCATAATATTGACGTCTCCTATTTTATTGATCAGGCAGATTCCAATGCAGCACTGAAGAAACTTGAAACCAAGATTACACAGCTCGAATCACAAAAACGAGCAAAACTAAAAGACGGCGGCATAATCGGTGCTGAAATAATTGATCCACTCGAAGCAGCCGAGGAGTTACGGAATGCTATCCGCCGTGGACAGCAGCGCTTATTCCACGTGTCTATTTACGCCACAATACTAGCCGACACTCTCGATGATCTAAATGACCTTACCGACATGCTCAAGTCTGCTCTCAGCGCGCGACTGTTTATTGTTAAAACTGCGCAGTATCAGCAAGTCGAAGGATTGCAGTCGACCTTACCGCGAGCTGAAGATGCCTTAAAACAAAAACGGAACCTCGACAGCGACACGGCCGCCCTCACTTTCCCGTTCGTGTCATCCGAATTAGTCCAACCGAACGGCATCCTCTATGGTGTCAATAAGTCAAATAACTCGCTGGTCATTATTGACCGCTTTTCCCTTCATAACGCGAACAGTATTACTTTCGCTACATCTGGTAGTGGCAAAAGCTATACGAGTAAGGTTGAGATTCTGCGTCAATTGATGCAAGGCACAAAAGTAATCGTGATCGATCCGGAACGAGAGTATGAAAACTTAGCCCATTCAGTCAATGGAACATATATCAAGCTCTCCCCTGACTCAGCACAGAAGTTGAATCCATTCGATATGGCCACCACTTCACGAAATAAGGAAGACATCTCTGCTCACGCCCAAGATTTGATTGATGTCATCGCCCTGATGGTTGATGGTTTAGACGCTGCCGAAAAGGCTGCGCTAGATAAAGCGATATTGGTCGTGTATAAGAAAGTAAAGTTTCCGAAACTGCAAAACTTATTTGATGAACTGAAGAAACAAAAAGAAACCAGCCTTTGTAAGCGCCTGGAGCGCTTTGTTACCGGAACACTGGCAGACGTATTTAATTGCCAGACCAACATCGCACTCGATAATCGTCTAGTGGTATTCGACATCAAAGATTTACCCGAATCAATGCGAAAGATCATGATGATGATCGTTGCTAACTTTGTACAGAACACCGTCAAACTGCGACCGGAACGACGACTCCTAGTAATTGATGAAGGCTGGTTACTATTGCAGCACCATGAGAGTTCGCGTTTTCTCGCTGGACTTGTTCGGCGGGCACGGAAGTATTACTTAGGTGTATCAATCATATCGCAGCACCCCAATGACTTTCTGGCCAATCCTGATGGTCAGGCGATTGCCGCTCAAAGTTCACTGCGAATTTTGATGCACCAGGACGAAACCACCATAGAACAAGTCGCCCGAGAGTTCCGGCTCAGTGACTTTGAAAAAGATCTATTGGTTTCTGCGAGCCGCGGCGATGCGCTCATTATTGCCGATCAGCATCATGTTTCACTGCAAGTAACCGCTTCTGAAGCTGAGCATCCGCTTATTACCACGAACCCACTTGAAGTGCACCGTCAGGAGTCATAG
- a CDS encoding helix-turn-helix transcriptional regulator — MTTWKEHKKELLKDPEYKAAYDALEPEYQLAREIIKARLSKKLTQTELAERAGVSRMVVARIESGTSNPTLETVSKVASALGKELKLVGTH, encoded by the coding sequence ATGACAACCTGGAAAGAACACAAGAAAGAACTACTCAAAGACCCTGAGTACAAAGCAGCGTATGATGCCCTTGAGCCCGAGTATCAGCTTGCACGCGAGATCATCAAAGCACGCCTCAGCAAGAAGCTTACACAGACGGAACTTGCAGAGCGTGCAGGCGTGAGCCGTATGGTTGTCGCACGAATTGAGAGCGGCACCTCAAACCCAACGCTTGAAACTGTCAGCAAAGTTGCGAGCGCGCTTGGCAAGGAGCTGAAGCTCGTTGGCACTCACTAG
- a CDS encoding DUF1697 domain-containing protein has product MSTIFLVVMREYAIFLRGVNVGGIRVPMNELRQCLQSLPVQDIKTYLQSGNVTLSSNLASGELKEGVEKALTERFKYSAHVLIFLKEKLASVVAAWPFGDATDKHRYAIFCGSQATVEELVHYASELDPSVERIAAGDQVVYWQAPKGSDSNTVFNKIISKSRYKAITTNRNLNTIEKMIAR; this is encoded by the coding sequence ATGAGTACGATATTCTTAGTAGTAATGAGAGAATATGCAATATTTTTACGCGGCGTGAATGTGGGAGGGATTCGTGTACCGATGAACGAGCTGCGGCAGTGTCTGCAAAGTTTGCCGGTTCAGGATATAAAAACCTATTTACAATCGGGGAATGTCACCCTTTCGTCAAACCTAGCGAGTGGGGAACTTAAAGAAGGTGTTGAAAAAGCTTTGACCGAACGATTTAAGTATTCGGCCCATGTTCTCATTTTTCTAAAAGAAAAGCTCGCTTCGGTTGTGGCGGCCTGGCCATTTGGCGATGCCACCGATAAGCATCGCTATGCAATCTTCTGCGGCTCGCAAGCAACGGTAGAGGAATTGGTGCACTATGCGAGTGAGCTCGATCCTTCGGTCGAGCGCATAGCTGCTGGTGATCAGGTAGTGTACTGGCAGGCGCCAAAAGGAAGCGATAGTAACACCGTGTTTAATAAGATAATTTCTAAGTCAAGATACAAAGCTATTACTACGAACAGGAATTTAAATACTATTGAGAAGATGATAGCCCGGTGA
- a CDS encoding type II toxin-antitoxin system Phd/YefM family antitoxin yields the protein MTERYGIAEARNKLSKLVDEVEQMHTRHRITKHGADAAVLMSVHDLESVVTTVEIYSLWAEKPSLREQFEQALEDVKHGRLSPIEDLMKKLDARLQQ from the coding sequence ATGACCGAGCGATACGGTATTGCAGAAGCACGTAATAAATTGTCTAAGCTCGTCGATGAAGTAGAGCAGATGCATACTAGGCACCGCATTACGAAGCATGGTGCCGATGCCGCAGTTCTTATGTCTGTTCATGATCTGGAATCAGTCGTAACAACAGTCGAGATTTATAGCCTATGGGCGGAAAAACCATCACTCCGTGAACAGTTTGAGCAAGCACTTGAAGATGTGAAGCACGGGCGTCTCTCTCCAATCGAAGACCTCATGAAAAAGCTAGATGCACGACTGCAGCAGTAA